ATGGGCTGAGAGAACGCCAAGATGGGCTCAAATCCCGAAAATTGCCTGTCAACGCCTGTCGTCTGGGAGGCGAGTACGTCATTCCTGCCAATACCCCTCGCCCTACCTCTGCCAGTCAGTCCCAGGCATTAACACCAGCCCAGAAAGACTATTTCCAATTAAAAAAAATCCCCCAATCAAAAGTCTGGCAGAAAATGCTTCGGCGTAGCTCAGCACAAGTCCATATTTGTCTTGGGTCTGTTTGAAGCGTGGTAAAAACTAAGCCTGCAGTAGATGCCAAACAGACCAGTCAAATTTGTCCCCACTGTGGTGTCCATACAGGGAAAAAGCCGCTTTCTCAAAGAATTCATTTCTGCTCCCACAGCGGTAGGGGAACCCATCGAGACGTAGGCAGCAGCACAAGTAGTTTGGAATCGAGGTGTCGCCAGTACATCCACCACAGGGCGGAAAAATATTCGTTGAGCGTCCCTGTTGCCGGGGATGGACTAGTTCATAGCGAATCTCTTCACAGGCACACCCAATGAAGCGAGAATTTCACGAGTTCTATTCGTGAGAGTGTCAAGAACGGCTCGCCCATATCGCGAAATTCCAGCATTTGGGGAATTTTGATGGCGATCGCAGTTTTGATGGATGCCGAAAAAAGGTAGTACCATAAAGGCCAGTTCCCCGAAGAGAACAGATCGGTGGTTCCTCGCCGGAATCCTGACGAAGTTGCGCACCGGATCTGTTACTCGGGGGTCTTTAAACAGAAACCCAACGCGCTAGAAATCGTTTCGTTTGTTGTTTTTCATAATTTTTCTAGATTTTCATCGTGCCCATCGAAGCAAAAGTACACGAACAACTACGGGAATTTTTGCGTTCGGAGCGGCAAACACCGACGCTACCGCTGTCTCCTCAATGGCCGCATCATTTGACCATGGCTCGGTTGGTGGCGCGTGCTTTGCGTTTGGGTCGTAGTGCTTTGATTCAAACAGGTTTGCCACCGACGATTGCGGCGCGACATCGTTTGAGCTATTTAATGTCGGTGTTGATGTGGCCGGGTCCGGTGATTTTGGTGATTCCCGAACGCTGGCATCAGCAGTTGCTTGATGTGGAAATTCCTCGCCTACAAGATTGGAATGCGACGACCAAACCCGTGGTTTCTAGCGATCGCATAGATGAAGAGAATTTTTCGGGATTGGTGGTGGCTGCGCCAGAAGTTTGGTTGCGCGATCGTTTGTTTGGTGGCAATCGCTTTTCTCAAAACATCCCCACCATTATCGATGGGGTAGACGACCTCAAAGAATGGGCTTTTCAGCAGCTCACGGTTGCCCTCCACCCAGAAGATTGGAACCGTTTGGGGCAAGATTTACCGGATTGGAGCGATACGATTTACAACTACCGCGCCAAACTTGCCAAAGCCCTTTTCCAGCATCCCGCCAATCCCTACCAGTGCCATCTGTTGGATAACGACGAGTTGGGGATTATACGAGAGCTACAGCAACAAATAAGCGAACGCCAGCTTCCCGCAGCTTGGCAGCGCTTTCCCCAAGCACAAACCATCTCCAATTGGATGTTCTGGTCGCAGCTAGACCGGGCGTACGGCTATTTTTCCCTATTTGCCGCACCAGTGGAGCTAGCCAGTTCCTTGCAATCGGTTTGGCAGCAGCAACCGGTGGTCCTCATTGGCGGGTCTTTGGAACCGGATACCCAAGCACCCCTATTTCGCCAGCAAATTGGCTTGCCAGATGTGACCTGCGTGAAGTTTTCTCCTGACCGCCACCACGAACCCATCCAACTTTACATGCGCGATGGGTTACCTTTGCCCAACACGCCGCGTTTTCGCCATGCGTTGTACGGGGAAATCCAGCATTTGTTGGCTTGGCAAAGCGAAGCGGATAGCGGTTTGGCGGTTATTGTGGTGGGGGATATTCCATTGAAAAAACAGGTAGGGTCTGCTTTGGCGGCGGAGTACGGTTCCCGTGTGCATTTGGAGTCCACAGCCTGCGGCGATCGCGATATTTTGGTTACCGGTTGGTCATTTTGGCGGCACCACCAAGAGGTTTTGCCCACGCCCAATTTGCTGGCGATCGCCACCCTCCCCTTCCCTTCCTTGGAAAATCCTTTGGTGGCAGGGCGAGTGGCCTATTACAAACGCCAGCGGCAAAATTGGTTTCGACTGTATTTGTTGCCAGAGGCGCTGCAAGAACTGCAAAGAGCGATCGCACCGGTGCGATCGGTGCAGGGGGTTGTGGCTTTACTTGACAATCGAGTTCTCCATCGCAGCTACGGTACGCAGGTGCTATCGGCTTTAAGCCCCCACGCTCGCTTGCATGACTTGCTACCTCCTAATGGGTGATTTCCTTCGTACATACACCCGCAAAAATGTCGGGGTAGTGCCCCCCGTGCCTACCCCGACAAGAAAGCAATTACGGGGAGTTTCCCCTACAGAAAGATTGTGGTTTCCCTAGGTTGGATTTGGTATCAGCCCTTTCGCTGGTTAGCAGTTACGGAACGAGTCGCACACGGAGTCTGACACGAGACCAAGGCTGGATCAACCGAACAATCATCAACATGAAGGTCAATTCATCTCCAGTGATTTGATTAGTTGATGCCAGCCTGTTTCCCCAAATTTCGGCACCATTTCCCCACAAATAGGCAGTGGAAGAAATTTTTGGCGCTAGAACCTACGGAGGCGATACCATCAAAATATGGAAGTTACCATCTTCAGGATGGGCTATCTGGTGTACGATGTAATTTTAGAAAAATTATGGGTGAAGCAAAACGTCGCAAAGAAGCTTTAGGCGATAAATACGGCAAAGAACCTTATATTTTTCCTTGGTTGCCTCTGACCAAGACGCAAGCTAAGCGCTTTGTGAAATGGACCACCAGAGGGGCTTGGGTTGGTATTGGGATTTTGGTGGTTACCTGGGTAACGGTTTTGTTTATTGGACCTGCCCTGGGATGGTGGAATGTCGCTCGATAAGCGATGTGCCACCAATGACCTGCCTACCACCTAGCTCAAAGTTAAAGTAAAACTTAAGTTTCGCTCGCTGGGGACGGAACCTCCGTCTCCCTTTCTTTGCTATGAGGGAAAAGCAGGCGTTTAAAATCACCAAACAACCATTTGTTTATTTTCCTATATAGTTTTATAATAAAATCAAGAATTCTTGAGGAACAATCTCAGAAACCGGCCATTCCTAAGATTGGGGGAATAGAGCGCCAACCCATGGCAAGTTCCCATAGAAGAGCATCTCTATGGCTTCCACATTGGGGGATGCACAACCGTAGTAAAAGCCTACGTGCGTACCGCTTCGGCAGCGCGGTAGATTGGCAACCGTGTTGTTTAAAATACTTTCCTTTTGGGGAAAGTTCGTTAAGGTGTTGCTAGAACCGAAAGGGTTGGGCATCCTACAAGCAAGATGATGGGAAGCCAGATGGGTTGTTAAGAAAAGATAAGAAAGTTTTAAAATGATTCAGGTGTAGTCACTCGGAGGAGCAAATTGTTTGTACGACTTGCAGAACAACATCGTCAATTCGTGAAAGACCTCGTCATGAGCTTGCAGGCGCTAGCCACAGTCCTAGAACGCCGTGGTTATCTGGCCTCCTGCTACACCTGTGGAGGGCAAATGAACAGTGCTTCCTTCATGGTCAGCTTGGGAGACAACCACTTAATCCGTTTTCTAGTGTCCGACTACGGCATTACTTGGACGGAGATGCACGACGACCGGGAGTTAATGAAACTCGAAGGTGCGGAAGCCATCAATCAGTTGCAGGAACTGGCCAACACGGTCAAAAATGAAATGTGCGCGCAAACTCAAGAAACTGTAGCTACCCGCTAGCACAGTGGATAAACGCCACGTTTCCTGGGAAAATTAAAAGTAACAGACCCCATAACCGTTGGTTGGAAAATCTATTTGCCGACCTTCCTTCAAACCAGGAAACCCTCGTTCGAACTATGAGCAACGTCAATGCTAGATGGCAGCATCGATTCGTGCAGACCAATCAGGTACGCCTGCACTACGTCACCCAGGGAGAAGGGGATTTGGTAGTTTTGTTGCATGGATGCCCGGAATTTTGGTATTCCTGGCGCTACCAGATTCCCTCCTTGGCGCGTTATTTTAAAGTTGTCGTTCCCGATTTGCGCGGCTATAACCAATCGGACA
Above is a window of Geitlerinema sp. PCC 9228 DNA encoding:
- a CDS encoding zinc ribbon domain-containing protein, which produces MVKTKPAVDAKQTSQICPHCGVHTGKKPLSQRIHFCSHSGRGTHRDVGSSTSSLESRCRQYIHHRAEKYSLSVPVAGDGLVHSESLHRHTQ
- a CDS encoding helicase C-terminal domain-containing protein; the protein is MPIEAKVHEQLREFLRSERQTPTLPLSPQWPHHLTMARLVARALRLGRSALIQTGLPPTIAARHRLSYLMSVLMWPGPVILVIPERWHQQLLDVEIPRLQDWNATTKPVVSSDRIDEENFSGLVVAAPEVWLRDRLFGGNRFSQNIPTIIDGVDDLKEWAFQQLTVALHPEDWNRLGQDLPDWSDTIYNYRAKLAKALFQHPANPYQCHLLDNDELGIIRELQQQISERQLPAAWQRFPQAQTISNWMFWSQLDRAYGYFSLFAAPVELASSLQSVWQQQPVVLIGGSLEPDTQAPLFRQQIGLPDVTCVKFSPDRHHEPIQLYMRDGLPLPNTPRFRHALYGEIQHLLAWQSEADSGLAVIVVGDIPLKKQVGSALAAEYGSRVHLESTACGDRDILVTGWSFWRHHQEVLPTPNLLAIATLPFPSLENPLVAGRVAYYKRQRQNWFRLYLLPEALQELQRAIAPVRSVQGVVALLDNRVLHRSYGTQVLSALSPHARLHDLLPPNG
- a CDS encoding DUF2839 domain-containing protein encodes the protein MGEAKRRKEALGDKYGKEPYIFPWLPLTKTQAKRFVKWTTRGAWVGIGILVVTWVTVLFIGPALGWWNVAR
- a CDS encoding DUF1815 family protein; translation: MFVRLAEQHRQFVKDLVMSLQALATVLERRGYLASCYTCGGQMNSASFMVSLGDNHLIRFLVSDYGITWTEMHDDRELMKLEGAEAINQLQELANTVKNEMCAQTQETVATR